Below is a genomic region from Persicimonas caeni.
CGCAACAAGACGGCACCCTGACCGCGCAAGTCGTGGCAGTCGGCGACCTCCCCGACCTCGACGTCGTCGTCTTCGAACAGACCGTCGACGGACTCGAGCGCGTGCGAAGCGCCGCGCGCACCGACCAGTACTACCAGGTCCGCCTGCCGGTCGAAGCCGGGGAGTCCTACCTGTTCCGGATCAGCGCCAACGGCGTGCCCGGCCGTATTGTCGACGGGGTGAACTACCAGGTCTTCTACCGCTACGAGTCGTCGGACTGACGGGCGTCGAGCGACTTCTGAATCTCGCGGAAAATCCCGAACCACAACGATTGCTCGCGCTGGTCGAGACCGGCGCGCAGCAGCACGCTGCGCACCGTGCGCATGATGTGTTCATTGGTGGGCGTCTTGAAGAAGCCGACCCGGTCGAGCACGCCTTCGGCGAGGCCGAACATATGCTCCATCGTCTCGAGTCGCGCCGGCGGATGTTCACTCTCGGGGCGAGTCAACTCGATGCCCGGCGCTTCGACGGCGATTCCGCTGGCGACGCGAAACACCTCCCAGACATTCAAGAGCACCGCCTGTCCCAGGTTCAGCGAGCTGTAGTCGGGACGCGTCGGGATGGTGACCACCGAGCGGCACCGATCGATGGCGGTATTCGGCAGGCCCGAATCCTCGCGGCCGAACAAGTAGGCGACCTTGCCGGTCTCGGCCACCTCGATGGCCTTGTGCGCCGCTCCGCGCGGCTCGGTGAAGACGCGCTGGTGGTGGCGCGGCCTGGCGGTGGTGCCGATGGCGTACACGCATCCCTCGAGCGCCTCCTCGAGGTCGTCGCAGCGCTTGATCTGCGAGATGACGTCGTCGGCCTTCGGCGCGCTGATGGCGATACGCTTCGGGTCGGCTTTGCGCGGGCGAACCAGTCGGATGTCGGTCACGCCGAAGTTCTTACAGGCGCGCACCGTGTTGCCGATATTGATGTCGTCTTGCGGCTCCCACAGCACGACGACCACGTTGTCGAGAAGCTCGCGGGCCTCCCGTTGCTCTCGTTGTTGGTCTCGGTCTTGCTTTTCTTCAGTCATGACGTCTTTCTCACGGTGCTTCAAAAGCAAAAGCCGCCCCGAAGGGACGGCCTCTGCTCTACGAATGTTTTGCGGACTTAGGACGAGCCGTCGTTTCGCCGCTTGGGCTTACGAAGGAAGGTAGGCACGTCCATTTGCTCTTCCTCGGTCGGCGTCAGGCCTCCGGTCGCCGGACGAACGCTGCCGGTCGGCGTGCGGATGAAGCTGGCGCGGCGGTCTTCGTCTTCCTGCTCGCGGTCCTGAGCTTCGAACGTCCCGCTGGTGACGTGGCGGCGACGTTGCCGCTCCTGAGTCTCGTCGGGCTGCGTCTGGTCGGCCTGCGACTCTTCTTGACGCGTCTGTCGCGCGGTGCGCCGGCTGCTTCGACCCTGGTTGCGGCTCTGGGCCTGGTTGGCGACCGACTCCTTCTTCTGGCGACTCTGCTCGAACCCGGTCGCGATGACCGTGATCTGGATCTCGTCGCGCATATCCTCTTCGATGACGTTACCGAAGATGATGTGGGCGTCTTCGTCCGAAGCCGACTCGATGAAGCTGGCCGCGTCGTTGATCTCTTTGAGGGTCAGATCGTAGCCGCCGGTGATATTGATGAGAATACCGGTGGCGCCCTCGATGGAGACGTCTTCGAGAAGCGGCGAGGAGACGGCCATCTCGGCGGCCTCCAGGGCGCGGTCGGGTCCGCTGGCGCGGCCGGTGCCCATAAGCGCGAGGCCCTTGCTGTTCATGATCGTGCGCACGTCGGCGAAGTCGACGTTGACCAAGCCGCGCACGGTGATCAAATCGCTGATCCCTTGGACGGCATGCAGCAACACCTCGTCGGCCTTCTTGAACGCCTCCAAGATGGTGGTGTCCTCGCCGGAGATGGCCAGCAGACGCTGGTTGGGGATCGTGATCAGGGTGTCGACCGCCGAGGCCAGGTTCTGGATGCCCAGCTCGGCCTGCCGGCGGCGCCGCCGCCCTTCGAAGTGGAAGGGTTTGGTGACCACACCGACGGTCAACGCGCCGATCTCGCGACCGATATTCGCGATCACAGGCGCAGCGCCCGTGCCGGTTCCGCCGCCCATACCCGCCGTAACAAACACCATGTCTGCGCCGTGGAGCGCTTCCTCGATGCGCCCCTGATCCTCGAGCGCGGAGTTGCGTCCGATCTCGGGATCGGCTCCCGCGCCAAGCCCCTTGGTCAGGTTGCCTCCCAGCTGGACCTTGACCGGAGCGAGGTTGTTTTCGAGCGCCTGGAGATCGGTGTTGGCGGCGATAAACTCGACGCTGTCGATCCCCTCGGTGATCATGGTGTTGATGGCGTTACCCCCACCGCCGCCGACGCCGATCACTTTGATCTTGGCCGACTCTGGTAGCTGGTCGTCATCGAATTCGAGCATGGTGAGGTACCCCGATGTATCTACAACTCAAGACGTGCAACGGCTGATTTCGCGCCCATTTCGTGGCGTGGTGGGGAAGATAACACTGCCCCTCAAAGCCTTCAAGACTGCGCCGAAGTTTTGAGCCGATATCGGCCCTTAAAACATCTCGGCAAACCATTGACCTACGCGCGAGGCGAACCGGCGATAGAACCCGGGCTCCTCGGCGCTGAAGACGGCGCGCTCGGGCTGACACGAACCGTGCAGCACCAGACCCACGCCGGTGGCGAATTTCGGATTGCGCACCACGTCGACCAAGCCGCCCACGCCCTTGGGCACACCGCGGCGCACCGGCAGGCCGAGCACTTCTTCGGCCAGCTCGGGCATATTCTCTAAAATGGTCGTGCCGCCGGTGATCACCACGCCGCTGGCGATCAGATCTTCGTAGCCCGAGTTTTTGAGCTCGCGACCCACGTACGCAAAGATCTCTTCGACGCGCGGCTCGATGATCTCGCTCAAGATCTGCCGGCTCAACACGCGCGGCGGACGCCCGCCCACCGAGGGCACCTCGATGGTCTCTTCGGGGGAGATCTTGTCGGTCATCGCGCAGCCATATTT
It encodes:
- the ftsZ gene encoding cell division protein FtsZ, whose product is MLEFDDDQLPESAKIKVIGVGGGGGNAINTMITEGIDSVEFIAANTDLQALENNLAPVKVQLGGNLTKGLGAGADPEIGRNSALEDQGRIEEALHGADMVFVTAGMGGGTGTGAAPVIANIGREIGALTVGVVTKPFHFEGRRRRRQAELGIQNLASAVDTLITIPNQRLLAISGEDTTILEAFKKADEVLLHAVQGISDLITVRGLVNVDFADVRTIMNSKGLALMGTGRASGPDRALEAAEMAVSSPLLEDVSIEGATGILINITGGYDLTLKEINDAASFIESASDEDAHIIFGNVIEEDMRDEIQITVIATGFEQSRQKKESVANQAQSRNQGRSSRRTARQTRQEESQADQTQPDETQERQRRRHVTSGTFEAQDREQEDEDRRASFIRTPTGSVRPATGGLTPTEEEQMDVPTFLRKPKRRNDGSS
- a CDS encoding RNA methyltransferase, translating into MTEEKQDRDQQREQREARELLDNVVVVLWEPQDDINIGNTVRACKNFGVTDIRLVRPRKADPKRIAISAPKADDVISQIKRCDDLEEALEGCVYAIGTTARPRHHQRVFTEPRGAAHKAIEVAETGKVAYLFGREDSGLPNTAIDRCRSVVTIPTRPDYSSLNLGQAVLLNVWEVFRVASGIAVEAPGIELTRPESEHPPARLETMEHMFGLAEGVLDRVGFFKTPTNEHIMRTVRSVLLRAGLDQREQSLWFGIFREIQKSLDARQSDDS